Proteins co-encoded in one Synechococcus elongatus PCC 6301 genomic window:
- the ndhD3 gene encoding proton-translocating NADH-quinone oxidoreductase subunit NdhD3: MMLVLLITAILGASLLSLGSQDSAQIRRWAIAAASAILVLSGSLLMGFDPAVAEPQQAIDWGWLPSLGIHFSLGLDGLSLPLLLLSSLLTLLAIASSPTDQTRPRLCYSLIFLAAAGMAIALLSRDLLLFVLGYELELIPMYLLISIWGGEQRGPAATRFLIFTAISGILLLLGAIATAVLSSQPFSFAFDQLQTIELPLALQLPLLLLFVAAFAIKLPLVPFHSWQPAAYGQASPAIAMLLGGAIAKLGGYGLFRFGCSFFPEAWSLIAPSLAVLAAVTALYGSLNALRQTDLQRLVAFSSIGHMGTLLLALAAGTPLALQRAIAQMVAHGLILALLFQLVGTIERVTGRRDRDQLSGLLNPIRGLPLTAGLLLLAAMASAGIPGLVGFVAEFLIFQGSFAIFPWATVGCIAASGLTAVYFVSLINRACFGKLDNQEARWRPVTVSERWPAVVLALTVMALGLAPQGLVRWSESSSLAIAAHLPQPLQSTIAEGRSRSTPVFPTPSLSAVLQ; this comes from the coding sequence ATGATGTTGGTGCTTTTAATTACAGCGATCCTTGGAGCTTCCCTACTGTCCTTGGGCAGTCAGGACAGCGCTCAAATCCGTCGCTGGGCAATTGCAGCAGCCAGTGCCATTTTGGTGCTGTCGGGCAGTTTGTTGATGGGCTTTGACCCGGCAGTCGCCGAACCGCAACAGGCGATCGACTGGGGATGGCTGCCCTCCCTCGGAATTCATTTCAGCCTAGGCCTCGATGGTCTTTCGCTGCCGCTATTGCTGCTCTCTAGCTTGCTCACCCTGCTGGCAATCGCGTCGAGTCCCACCGATCAAACGCGTCCGCGCCTCTGCTACAGCCTGATTTTTCTGGCGGCTGCAGGCATGGCGATCGCGCTGCTGTCTCGTGACTTGCTGCTGTTTGTACTCGGCTATGAGCTGGAACTGATTCCGATGTACCTCCTGATCTCAATCTGGGGGGGAGAACAACGGGGTCCTGCCGCAACGCGCTTCCTGATTTTCACGGCCATTTCTGGCATCTTGCTGCTATTGGGGGCAATCGCGACCGCCGTCCTGAGCAGCCAACCCTTTAGCTTTGCCTTTGATCAGCTCCAGACGATTGAGCTGCCCTTGGCCCTGCAGCTACCCCTGCTGCTGCTGTTTGTCGCTGCCTTCGCGATCAAGCTGCCGTTGGTACCCTTCCACAGCTGGCAACCTGCGGCCTACGGTCAAGCATCCCCGGCGATCGCCATGCTCTTGGGTGGCGCGATCGCCAAACTGGGCGGCTATGGTCTGTTCCGGTTTGGCTGCAGCTTCTTCCCCGAAGCCTGGTCTCTGATTGCACCGAGCCTGGCTGTGCTCGCTGCCGTGACCGCTCTCTACGGCAGCCTCAACGCCCTGCGTCAGACTGACCTGCAACGCTTGGTAGCCTTTAGCTCCATCGGCCACATGGGGACTCTGCTGCTGGCGCTCGCGGCTGGTACTCCCTTGGCTCTGCAAAGGGCGATCGCGCAAATGGTTGCTCACGGCTTAATTTTGGCGCTGTTGTTCCAGCTTGTCGGCACGATCGAGCGGGTCACGGGTCGCCGCGATCGCGATCAACTCTCAGGTCTACTCAATCCGATTCGCGGTCTACCGCTTACGGCGGGTCTGTTGCTCTTGGCTGCCATGGCCAGCGCTGGAATCCCCGGACTCGTCGGCTTTGTGGCAGAGTTCCTGATCTTTCAAGGCAGCTTCGCCATCTTCCCTTGGGCGACCGTCGGTTGTATCGCTGCATCGGGGCTGACTGCGGTCTACTTTGTCAGCCTGATCAACCGCGCTTGCTTTGGCAAACTCGATAACCAAGAAGCTCGCTGGCGTCCAGTGACGGTGAGCGAACGCTGGCCGGCAGTTGTCCTTGCACTCACTGTGATGGCGTTAGGGCTGGCTCCGCAAGGCTTGGTGCGCTGGAGCGAAAGCAGCAGTCTGGCGATCGCTGCTCACCTGCCCCAACCGCTTCAATCCACGATCGCGGAAGGGCGATCGCGATCGACCCCCGTCTTCCCAACCCCTTCGTTGTCCGCCGTCCTGCAGTAA